A genomic stretch from Bactrocera dorsalis isolate Fly_Bdor unplaced genomic scaffold, ASM2337382v1 BdCtg015, whole genome shotgun sequence includes:
- the LOC105225537 gene encoding uncharacterized protein LOC105225537 isoform X1, protein MQTIKRERKRYQKDTAPADDIITLIHLVRQNPALYNYKLEPNQRRRIDVLNGWAEIAAKIGNRYTVEECRRKWKNLRDTYHQYRLRKPKPGDGLSKWRYAKELEFLSSIYQPKLKSQRHQNYIIDTQRSDLHDLSGPTVATRLKEDHNDGGIVHHSNPAITLVNDDEAFILTTYEESVTDDVTTIDHGGHDDPSISSHMELTHDDDDVEDVQEIVKNEHGSSLDDATGTEVHYEEVCMYEEAGNGPSVDCETIIGSGGVVRSSSTDSKNFASTHHHHHTHSTADSFTYSMNDFCIESIPHLPSTSGGGGESGSGSSSSSVIGGAKLKNLTTSTIVTTPVVVSSSSNNPNVVQQQTANSSILQLQSPTSMMYNGQSREELDLFFAFLKQKMQRFSKEEITLMQVEFLNCVQKHEAERKYNGGGTGDATILHQ, encoded by the exons atgcaaactattA AACGTGAGCGTAAACGCTATCAAAAGGATACGGCACCCGCAGATGATATAATAACATTAATACATTTGGTACGCCAGAATCCTGCgctatataattataaattagagcCTAATCAAAGACGGCGGATTGATGTGTTAAATGGTTGGGCTGAAATAGCGGCGAAAATTGGTA ACAGATATACTGTAGAGGAGTGTCGACGTAAGTGGAAAAATTTAAGAGACACTTATCACCAATACCGACTTCGTAAACCAAAACCTGGCGATGGCTTATCAAAATGGCGTTATGCCAAAGAATTAGAATTCTTATCGAGTATATATCAgccaaaattaaaatcacaaCGCCATCAGAATTACATAATAGACACACAACGTTCGGACCTTCATGACCTTAGTGGACCCACCGTAGCAACTCGATTAAAAGAAGACCATAACGATGGCGGAATTGTACACCATTCTAATCCGGCCATAACCCTAGTGAACGATGATGAGGCATTCATACTTACCACTTACGAAGAGAGTGTCACAGATGACGTTACAACTATTGATCATGGTGGTCATGATGACCCAAGTATATCTTCTCATATGGAGCTGACACACGACGATGATGATGTCGAAGATGTacaagaaattgttaaaaacgaACACGGTTCATCATTGGATGATGCAACTGGCACCGAAGTTCATTACGAGGAAGTGTGCATGTATGAAGAGGCTGGGAACGGACCTAGTGTAGATTGCGAGACCATTATTGGCTCAGGGGGCGTAGTGCGCAGCTCGTCGACagattccaaaaattttgc CAGTACACACCATCACCATCACACGCACTCTACTGCTGATTCATTCACCTATTCTATGAATGACTTTTGCATCGAGTCAATACCCCATTTACCTAGTACAAGTGGTGGGGGTGGCGAAAGTGGTAGTGGCAGCAGTAGTAGTAGTGTAATTGGTGGAGCGAAATTAAAGAATTTGACCACTTCAACAATTGTAACAACTCCCGTTGTAGTGAGCAGTAGTTCTAATAACCCTAATGTGGTGCAACAACAAACGGCAAATTCGTCCATTTTACAGTTACAGTCTCCCACATCTATGATGTATAATGGACAATCGCGCGAGGAGTTggatttgttttttgctttcctCAAACAGAAGATGCAACGTTTTTCAAAGGAGGAAATAACTTTGATGCAAGTCGAATTTCTGAATTGTGTTCAGAAACATGAAGCCGAACGCAAATATAACGGAGGCGGTACCGGAGATGCAACAATATTACATCAATAA
- the LOC105225537 gene encoding uncharacterized protein LOC105225537 isoform X2 yields MQTIKRERKRYQKDTAPADDIITLIHLVRQNPALYNYKLEPNQRRRIDVLNGWAEIAAKIGNRYTVEECRRKWKNLRDTYHQYRLRKPKPGDGLSKWRYAKELEFLSSIYQPKLKSQRHQNYIIDTQRSDLHDLSGPTVATRLKEDHNDGGIVHHSNPAITLVNDDEAFILTTYEESVTDDVTTIDHGGHDDPSISSHMELTHDDDDVEDVQEIVKNEHGSSLDDATGTEVHYEEVCMYEEAGNGPSVDCETIIGSGGVVRSSSTDSKNFATHHHHHTHSTADSFTYSMNDFCIESIPHLPSTSGGGGESGSGSSSSSVIGGAKLKNLTTSTIVTTPVVVSSSSNNPNVVQQQTANSSILQLQSPTSMMYNGQSREELDLFFAFLKQKMQRFSKEEITLMQVEFLNCVQKHEAERKYNGGGTGDATILHQ; encoded by the exons atgcaaactattA AACGTGAGCGTAAACGCTATCAAAAGGATACGGCACCCGCAGATGATATAATAACATTAATACATTTGGTACGCCAGAATCCTGCgctatataattataaattagagcCTAATCAAAGACGGCGGATTGATGTGTTAAATGGTTGGGCTGAAATAGCGGCGAAAATTGGTA ACAGATATACTGTAGAGGAGTGTCGACGTAAGTGGAAAAATTTAAGAGACACTTATCACCAATACCGACTTCGTAAACCAAAACCTGGCGATGGCTTATCAAAATGGCGTTATGCCAAAGAATTAGAATTCTTATCGAGTATATATCAgccaaaattaaaatcacaaCGCCATCAGAATTACATAATAGACACACAACGTTCGGACCTTCATGACCTTAGTGGACCCACCGTAGCAACTCGATTAAAAGAAGACCATAACGATGGCGGAATTGTACACCATTCTAATCCGGCCATAACCCTAGTGAACGATGATGAGGCATTCATACTTACCACTTACGAAGAGAGTGTCACAGATGACGTTACAACTATTGATCATGGTGGTCATGATGACCCAAGTATATCTTCTCATATGGAGCTGACACACGACGATGATGATGTCGAAGATGTacaagaaattgttaaaaacgaACACGGTTCATCATTGGATGATGCAACTGGCACCGAAGTTCATTACGAGGAAGTGTGCATGTATGAAGAGGCTGGGAACGGACCTAGTGTAGATTGCGAGACCATTATTGGCTCAGGGGGCGTAGTGCGCAGCTCGTCGACagattccaaaaattttgc TACACACCATCACCATCACACGCACTCTACTGCTGATTCATTCACCTATTCTATGAATGACTTTTGCATCGAGTCAATACCCCATTTACCTAGTACAAGTGGTGGGGGTGGCGAAAGTGGTAGTGGCAGCAGTAGTAGTAGTGTAATTGGTGGAGCGAAATTAAAGAATTTGACCACTTCAACAATTGTAACAACTCCCGTTGTAGTGAGCAGTAGTTCTAATAACCCTAATGTGGTGCAACAACAAACGGCAAATTCGTCCATTTTACAGTTACAGTCTCCCACATCTATGATGTATAATGGACAATCGCGCGAGGAGTTggatttgttttttgctttcctCAAACAGAAGATGCAACGTTTTTCAAAGGAGGAAATAACTTTGATGCAAGTCGAATTTCTGAATTGTGTTCAGAAACATGAAGCCGAACGCAAATATAACGGAGGCGGTACCGGAGATGCAACAATATTACATCAATAA